One Pseudomonas sp. MM213 genomic window, ACTTGGCATTCGGACTGGTTGCCTGCCGGCTTTGAGCTGACCAGCAGCACTTCACGCAAGGATCCCGCGACCAAAACCCAGGTCAGCAGCCTGATGTATGACGATGGTCTCGCACGTTTTTCGGTGTTCCTTGAGCCGCTCAATGGTGCCCCCGTCACCGATACCCGCACTCAGTTGGGCCCAACCGTCGCTGTATCCCGGCGCTTGACCACCCCTCAAGGCGAGATGATGGTCACCGTCGTCGGTGAAATTCCGGTAGGCACCGCTGAACGGATTGCGCTGTCCATGCGCTCCGATGCCACTGCAACCCAGTAGTGAGCTGAAACCGAAATGTTTGGTGAGCATTTCAATTTGCAAATATCCCCGAAATTTTTTATAGGTCAGAGCCCCTCGGCTCTGGCCTTGTTTGTTGTTCCCGGAACAAAAATACCGGCGTATCGTTCCCGGTGTTCCTTGCTCCATATCGCTTAACCATGCTCGTCGTAACGGGAGCCGTATGTCGATACCACGCTTGAAGTCTTACCTCTCCATATTTGCCACCATGCTGGTGCTCGGTCAGGCGGTCGCTGTACAAGCGGCCGAGTTGCCTGACTTCACGCAGCTGGTCGAGCAGGCCTCGCCCGCGGTGGTAAACATCAGTACCACGCAGAAACTGCCGGACCGCAAAGTGTCGAGCCAGCAGATGCCAGACCTGGAAGGCTTGCCGCCGATGTTGCGCGAGTTCTTCGAGCGCGGCATGCCGCCACAACCGCGTACGCCGCGCGGTGATCGTCAGCGCGAAGCCCAGTCGTTGGGGTCGGGTTTCATCATCTCGTCTGACGGCTACATCCTGACCAACAACCACGTGATCGCCGATGCCGACGAAATTCTCGTCCGTCTCGCTGACCGTAGTGAGCTGAAAGCCAAACTGGTCGGCACCGATCCACGCTCCGACGTGGCGCTGCTGAAAATCGAAGGCAAGGATCTGCCGGTCCTGAAACTGGGTAAATCCCAGGACCTGAAGGCTGGTCAGTGGGTCGTGGCCATCGGCTCGCCATTCGGCTTCGACCACACTGTGACCCAAGGCATCGTCAGTGCCATCGGTCGCAGCCTGCCGAACGAAAACTATGTGCCGTTCATCCAGACCGACGTGCCGATCAACCCGGGTAACTCTGGTGGTCCGCTGTTCAACCTGGCGGGCGAAGTGGTGGGGATCAACTCTCAGATCTACACCCGTTCCGGTGGTTTCATGGGCGTGTCGTTCGCAATCCCGATCGATGTGGCCATGGACGTTTCCAACCAGCTGAAAAGCGGCGGCAAGGTCAGCCGTGGATGGTTGGGCGTCGTGATTCAGGAAGTGAGCAAGGATCTGGCCGAGTCGTTCGGTCTTGATAAACCGGCCGGTGCACTGGTGGCGCAGATCCAGGATGACGGTCCGGCGGCCAAGGGTGGCCTGCAAGTGGGTGATGTGATCCTGAGCATGAACGGTCAACCGATCGTCATGTCTGCCGATCTGCCGCATCTGGTCGGCGCGCTGAAGGCTGGCGCCAAGGCAAACCTTGAAGTGATTCGTGAAGGTAAGCGCCAGAATGTCGAGCTGACCGTCGGCGCTATCCCTGAAGAGGGCAAAGAGCTGGATGCCCTGCCGAAATCGACCACCGAGCGCAGCAGCAATCGCCTGGGTGTTTCCGTGGTCGAGCTGACTGACGAGCAGAAGAAAACCTACGACCTCAAAGGTGGCGTGGTGATCAAGGAAGTTCAGGACGGTCCTGCATCCCTGATCGGCTTGCAGCCAGGCGACGTCATCACTCACCTGAACAATCAGGCGATTGGTTCCGCCAAGGAGTTCACCGATATCGCCAAGGCGCTGCCGAAGAACCGCTCGGTGTCGATGCGGGTTCTGCGTCAGAATCGCGCCAGCTTCATCACCTTCAAACTGGCTGAATAAACCGGTTGTCGGCTGAATAAAAAACCGCCTCGAAAGAGGCGGTTTTTTTATGCCTGGTGAAAAGTGTCAGCCCATCATGTCCTTGATCATGCGCTCCTGCTCCATCAGCTCCCGTTGGCGGGCGTCGATACGCGATGACAACGGGAAGTTGGTCCCGGCCTTGCGCTTGGCGAAGTCCAGTTGCTGAATGGCCTGACGGTAGTCGCCAACCAGCGCAAAGTACTCGGCGCGCGCCTGATGCAAGCCGATGATGTTGCCTGAAAGGCCACGGGTTTCCGCCACCATGTACCAGACATCCGGATCATCGGGACGGCTTTTGAGCAGGTTCTCCAGCGCTTTTTCCGCTTCGGGCGCCCGGTTTTGCTTGAGCAGCAAATCGACGCGCACCTGATTCAGTGGATAGTTGCCCGGATATTGAGTCAGCATCCGGTCCACCCGGGTTTGGGCGTCCGGCAGGCGATTGTTGGTGATGTCCAGATCGATCTGCGCCAGGTTGTAGATGATCTCGTTTGGCGACTTGGCCAGCAGCAACTTGAGATTTTCCCGTGCTTCGTTCAGTTGGCCGCCCTTTATCTGGGCGATCGCCAGGCCATAACGCGCAACGTCGTTTTTCGGGTTTTCATCCAGTTGTGCGCGGAAGCGCTTGGCGCCCAGGCCTGGGGTTTCTTCGTAGATCAGCTGGACTCGCGCACGGATCAGTTGATAACGCATGCTGTCTTCAATGCCGCCGGGTTTGGCCTGCTCGGCGCGGTTGCGGGTGTCGGCGATACGCGATTCGGTCACCGGGTGAGTCAGCAGGAACTCCGGTGGCTTGGCGTCGAAGCGGTATTGGCGCGCCAACCGCTCGAACATAGTTGGCATCGAGCGTGGGTCGTAACCGGCTTTTTCAAGGTTGAGGATGCCGATGCGGTCGGCCTCTTGCTCGTTCTGGCGCGAGAAACGTCGTTGTTCCTGAATCGCTGCCGCCTGCGTGCCCGCAATGGCCGCGATCCCGGCATCACCGGCACCGGCAGCGGCAATCACGATCCCGGCCAGCAGTGCGGCCATCATCGGCACCTGCATGCGTTGTTGCGCTTCGACGCCACGGGCAAAGTGGCGCTGCGACAAGTGAGCCAGTTCGTGAGCGAGTACCGAGGCATATTCGCCTTCGGTCTGGGCATTAAGGAACAAACCACCGTTGACCCCGACAATCCCGCCCGGCGCCGCAAAGGCGTTGAGCTGCGGGCTGTTGATCAGGATGAACTCCAGACGCCGGTCATTGACCTGGCTGGTCTCAACCAACCGGTAGACGCTGGACTCGACATAGTCCTTGAGTTGCGGGTCATTGAGCTGGTCAACCTGACTGCGCAGCAGCGCCAGCCAGGCGCGGCCCAGCTGATATTCCTGTTGTGGCGAGACGATTGCAGAACTGGCGTCACCGAGTGACGGCAGGTCGTCGGCGAAGCCCGGTGAGGCGAGCAGGCAAGCGAGCGTCAGCAGGGTAGGGCGCAAAAAAGTCATGCACAAAGCCTTAGTCGACAAAGACCTTACTGTAGCCGGACAGTACGCTTCGGACCAGATATTCTAAGCCGCTCGACCACCTGAACCGGAGTAAC contains:
- a CDS encoding DegQ family serine endoprotease, with product MLVLGQAVAVQAAELPDFTQLVEQASPAVVNISTTQKLPDRKVSSQQMPDLEGLPPMLREFFERGMPPQPRTPRGDRQREAQSLGSGFIISSDGYILTNNHVIADADEILVRLADRSELKAKLVGTDPRSDVALLKIEGKDLPVLKLGKSQDLKAGQWVVAIGSPFGFDHTVTQGIVSAIGRSLPNENYVPFIQTDVPINPGNSGGPLFNLAGEVVGINSQIYTRSGGFMGVSFAIPIDVAMDVSNQLKSGGKVSRGWLGVVIQEVSKDLAESFGLDKPAGALVAQIQDDGPAAKGGLQVGDVILSMNGQPIVMSADLPHLVGALKAGAKANLEVIREGKRQNVELTVGAIPEEGKELDALPKSTTERSSNRLGVSVVELTDEQKKTYDLKGGVVIKEVQDGPASLIGLQPGDVITHLNNQAIGSAKEFTDIAKALPKNRSVSMRVLRQNRASFITFKLAE
- a CDS encoding M48 family metalloprotease, with the translated sequence MTFLRPTLLTLACLLASPGFADDLPSLGDASSAIVSPQQEYQLGRAWLALLRSQVDQLNDPQLKDYVESSVYRLVETSQVNDRRLEFILINSPQLNAFAAPGGIVGVNGGLFLNAQTEGEYASVLAHELAHLSQRHFARGVEAQQRMQVPMMAALLAGIVIAAAGAGDAGIAAIAGTQAAAIQEQRRFSRQNEQEADRIGILNLEKAGYDPRSMPTMFERLARQYRFDAKPPEFLLTHPVTESRIADTRNRAEQAKPGGIEDSMRYQLIRARVQLIYEETPGLGAKRFRAQLDENPKNDVARYGLAIAQIKGGQLNEARENLKLLLAKSPNEIIYNLAQIDLDITNNRLPDAQTRVDRMLTQYPGNYPLNQVRVDLLLKQNRAPEAEKALENLLKSRPDDPDVWYMVAETRGLSGNIIGLHQARAEYFALVGDYRQAIQQLDFAKRKAGTNFPLSSRIDARQRELMEQERMIKDMMG